The sequence below is a genomic window from Ipomoea triloba cultivar NCNSP0323 chromosome 2, ASM357664v1.
gaacagtatgtaactttttgtattcagctcctaagtcaaactgaatagccttaattttgcgattaaatgaccgttcaactaaggcacgaaacttgtcaaaaatggcatacaagtcagacttcaatttcataggataataccacgcgtaacgagaatggtcatcaacaaaaagaacaaaataacgataaccagaagaagacaaaacaggagctgatccccaaatatcagtataaatcaaatcaagaatattcaaactaacagagtctacatgtggcaaagggaaacgagcagacttgcccaattgacacgcagaacacaaagaagaagtacaacgattattgcgactagaaccactaacagaacaaaaaggaagaatacgatctaagactcgttgatgaggatgtcccaaaagatcatgccatacggaagaggaagcacgggacgagataaacgcacgggaactgtttttcggaatgggcagcgtgtagagaccaccgcaactattgccgcgaagaagaattgccttggttgctatatccttcacaacaaaaaaaggatggatgaaactcaaaaaagactttattatcttttgcaaagcgttgcacagataaaagagaggaagacaaaccaggaacatgtaaaatatcagacatcctaaatactttagacggggtagaaaaagaagcatgaccagtatgacgaataagcaaacctgtaccatcaccaactcgaagagcatcaccaccagtgtactcttcagatgtagagagcgcagcaatatcaggggtcgcgtgatttgtcgccccagtgtctggaatccaaagatgcgagtcagacacaagattcggcgcatcctcagcatatgttaaatgagcttggagtccacggccaattaaagaaaaacaggctggtgcaagatggccataattgccacataattggcattgaggctgccaattaccaccacgtcgcccacgtgacctgccaccgccatgcgagccacgtccacgctgcacaccaccgccctgctgctgctggtcggcgaaaacagcaccgccacgtgactgattcccaccgcggcgattcgatccgccacgccaagaccgcgaccgacctccactaccacgctggccaacaaaagccgcagctgcaggggctggaacactgccatagctatcaccagtagcgaactcatgcgagccaaggagatcggcgagttcgggaagacgcaccggctgacctcgaacattcaaagaggctacgacagagtgatattctggacgtaaacctctgaaaatatacatattctgatcctccaaaggaaccgcacggccagcaagagctagatcttccaccataacttgcgcacgagcaatgtagtcgacggcggaggcatcaccttggcgtattgtttgcagctgtctaagaatatgcataatccgagcttgactggaagaagcgagagcctgctcaagcgctaaccagagatcacgcgacgtagtgcaaccaattgcgaggtacataacttccgacgaaagtgaagagattaacatgctaaggactgcctgatcttggcgcacccatggagcatgcagcgggttgggtagagcagcagTAGCGGAGTagccttcagaaacgggaagaaaacgattagggcaagattcgtgccatcaacgaaacccatgaggtcgtgcccacgaagaaacggaataacctgcgtcctccaaaacaagaaattcttgttcgttagcttaatgctaacatagtgatgcgcagcagacagagaagcggctgctgaagaaaccgcagaagaaatagctgcatcagaaacggtccgttcggaagaattaacagagccgtcagccattggaaaataaacctaggctagctgataccagatgagaactgaatattgtattgattcaattgaacaattacaatgatgaggaataggagatatatatacaaggggagtctcaggtagagtaggatagctagtcctaacgtgactcaaactcagagagtcctaataataACGACAAAAACAATGAAATGCAGTTAGAAGGGGCAATCAGACCGTAGACGATAGAATATTAATTACAAAAACTTGCAAGTATTAGATAACTTGACATTTAAAATATGAAGTGGTACTGTGGTAGCAATACAATCAAAATCAATTGTAACCCAATAAACAAAATCTTgggtattaaaaatatatagtgaTAACAGATCAATGAAATGCAATTAGAAGGGGGCAATCAGAACGCAACACATAACAGGAACAAAAATAGTTGGCTATAATCAATGTTTTGTatacttctggaaaatgaattacAAAGCTAAGAATACAAATGGTTGGTTGAGGCGTGGCCTGTTACAGAACACAACCATTGGCCTTCACAAATCCACCCATTCCAAAACTTATGCTAGCCCAAATCAATGAAAACAGTATGTTCCAAGGATCATATTGAACTGtgaatacaaaataatgaacattattgTGTATAAAGCTTAAGAATACCAATAAAAAGGAAAGATGGTTTACACAGACTATTACTTGTACAATGCAAAAACAGTACAAATAGAGCACACCAAATCAACAAACATCATATACCCATAGTTATTTTGAAGTATAATAACATAACTTACCTCGCCTTAGTGAGATGATGGTGAAGAAGAACCCAATCAAAATCAACCCAAAAAGCACGCATCTCAAACTACTTACAGTCGCTTAGTTAGGCACTAGGCGGATGCCTAGGAGGAAAAATTGCCATGGTACGGTCTAGGGagacctagcgcctaggcgggcgcTTAGAccgatttttacaacaatgATAAAACCCTGTTCCAAATTATGTATATAGTGGTGACCTTAGTCAACAAAGGATCATCTTGTGACCTTAATTATTAGCTAGCAATAGCAAATGACTACAAGGAAGTAAAACAATCTATGTTGTCAATATTTAACTAAGTAAAGCCAATAAGATGTTCCCACTGAAAGTGGAACTTAGAATATCGTGGTTATCAAgcttatattaaaattatgactttgatttacgagaaaattcataattgtttgtttgttactACGAACCTAAAGTTACACTCTATATAAATCCTACTTTGTGATCTTTATTAGCAAATGATCATAAAGAGATAAAGCAACGTAACTTAGGTTGCTTCCTCAAATTTTGtgattactaaattaattatctCATCAATTTATCTCTGATTTTCTGTTAGAATTCTTAATTCTTTACTATGTTTAggagaatatataaatatttgtaagAACAAACTTAAAGTGCACCAGAATGATTGTTTTTTCTAATTCAATTCAGACATCTTTATAATACATGCACGTCGTCAACCATGAATGACATGCATGTATTAaaatctcttttattttattttttaaaattaattaaattacaactTGGAATTGCAAGAAGACAATAGTTGTAcgtgttaaaataatgtgtaTTTTAAATGTAATGTAATAATGATACAAAAGcaggaaaaagagagagaaacgTACGTAACTAATAAGGAGAATAAtcactaataaaataaataaataataacattaattatattacattatcTTAAACGAACTCAgcagttttgaattttttttttattgtgaaCCGTAAGTTGCAATCAAAACcaacaaacaaacatgatatgatatatattacaaaCTAACCCATACGCATAGATATTCAACAGCTACCGTCTGTGTAGCCTCAGCTCATGCATGTGTCCGAAACGTACCGTTCTTAAcagcacaattttattttttattttttaaacccACAAGGTGTATACTGTTTTTCGATAAATGTTTAACGGTCTGAGTACACTCGACTAATCTCCGTGAGGAATTGTTACTTGTGGGAATCGAATCCGAGTTATCTCAAagttcttccccacaaagaagCTCATtggccacttgagctaccccttCGGGTTTAACAGCACAAATATTATTCTGTTGTATGTCCATAGGGTGCAGTACGCGGTGTGGTGAATTAATCATACCATAtttattactcaaattatcaactatacttttaatataatataaaatttacaactatgaattaaaaaatgtatatactattatttaaaataatattttaatactccgtataattaagattttaacattgaatattaatattgaacatatatTTTAACCCAATGATAGCTCAGATGGCAAGTGAACTCTTTTGTAGAGAAGAATTTCAGAAGACATATAAAATTCACGAGATACTCGACCATGGAAATCGGTAGTACAAATCTTAACATCaaccaatatataatatatagtaacCACTACACTTCAAACCAtagaaatttgaataaaaaaaccATATGTATTAGTTGAGATGAATTGATTTGGTGATCCTATAAATACCAACTTTTTACGGTCCTATTTCCATCACAAATTAACATATTCACGAGCTGCATGCTGGTCCCAGTATACACCTGCAGACCACACAACGTACCGAAAATGAGGGCTCTTCTACTGCTTCTTTTCGTCACCTTTTCATTCGAATTCGTCCCCTTTGCAGTGTCATCAAGAATGCtcccctcttcttcttcttcttcagataATGCAGTAGTGGTGGACTTCAAAGGCGGCCAGCTCAAACTCGGAGAACCCTACTACGTGCTCTCCGCCGCGTCCCCGCAGCCGGCCGAAGGACTATGCCTAGATGACATCAAATCCAATGAAACTTCTACGGATTGCCCCCACAACGTGGTCCAGTGCACCATGTTCTACAAATCCTTCCTCGGCATGCCCGTCATCTTTTCGTCTCCCGACAACACCACTACCAgcaccaccaacaccaccagCAACTCGACCACAGACGAGGGCCTGGTCAAGGAAAACACTTCTTACAAAATCCAGTTTTCCGGTGTCACGGGATCATGTGCCAAAGAAACCGTTTGGGGTTTAACGTTCGAACACGACACCACCTGCGAATTCGTCACAACAGATCCAGCGGCTCCCCCCGTGGAATTCCAGCTAAAGAAACAAGGCTCCGGATATGCCATCGTTTATTGCGAAATAATCCCACTACCTCGTATTCCCGTTTGCTTTAGCGTCGGGTTCCACCAGTTTGGTACGTACTACAGCCGTTTGGTTGTGGGTCTGGATATTGAAGCGGTAGAGTTTTTCTTCGTCAAAAAAACTACTAATGTCACCGCGCTCCCCCATGCCTCTTCCTAGCTAGTTAgcttaaatataacaaataaaaaaagggGCGGATTATATTATCTGTGAAATAATATGCTGAAAAGCTTATTTAGATTGGCATGGACTGCTGATATGATTGTCACATCACAGCAGCATCCTCTAATCTCTTGGTTATGcatgtattgttttttttttttttttgaaggttgcATGTATTGTTAGTTGTTTCGCTTTTGAGTTTATAActgttatattttaaataatatattacaattaattatctTCCCTCAATTAATTTTATGcaatcaacaatataataattcgAGTAAAGGCAACCAAGTCTAAGACGTACTATATATTTTGACTTAGTTTTTCCTACCACACCATTGCAAGAGGCACATGCTCATATTCTATTCCACTATACATTTAATTTGGAGGACAAAATGTTTTTTGAAGGGATGGAGAGTGATACAAAataacttcatatatatgcctaaaaaacaataattaaggAGCGGGGGATACTAATTATACAAGTGAAAAGAATCTAAATAGTTACAACTAAGTCAATACCACCGATACTACATGTAAATTGACAGCTAGTACTTAGATAGGGTCTTGGAAAAGCCAATGAAAAGTTATAAATGCTAGCTTTGGTATCACCCATTGCCGCCTATTTTTCTTCCAATTCTCAAACTTTACTGTGTGACTAATTGAGCTGTTCATGCAGGCTAATTGCTGAATATCTTGTCCTCTAATAATACATGCCAATTAAGAGTTGAAACTTGATCAGTAGATCACATAAGTAGGTCCCAAAGTCATTGAACTCAATTTGATCCATAAGATTCTGAGTGACTTCCTAAGGCTTATTTTAGTGGACCAGACCCATTTTGGTATTTTACTATCATTTTAGGTGGGTGAATTTTCGACTAACAAGAGTTAGTTGATTGGTATTTCCAACCAACCTTGATAAAGTGGTTGAAAAATTTTGGCCAGAacgtaaaaattaaaattattttagtggCAATTAACATGCcacaacttttattttttatttttaagtttatgCCAATGGGCCCGTAAACTTTGgtttaatttctcaagaaaaattaTTTGAGAGATCATCACCATAAGTTGCCAAAAAATTTTCCGACAACCATgactaaattattttttttcgatTACTCTCTCACCAAAATTTTAAGCCACTTTCGATTGTATTAGCTGGTGTTGCTGACCAATTTTGAAGcattgttaaaataataaaaattagaatctttaattaatactaaaaccaaatacttggtaattaaattttagTAAGAGTAACCTATTTAATTGCAAacataaatcaaaatattaaaaaaaaaaattgttctataaaaatcaaaataaataaataatattttttgagtactattgactatattacaaagtagtatgttctatactttctgtATCAGTTGCAATCCAAATAGTCAATGTCTCACCACCGAAGTTCCATCATGTGACCGTACTTCCACTTCCGCTTTCTACTCCATTTTTACTCCTGATTGATGTGTTATTCtttgattgatttaaacaaCAAAGTAGGCCAATGGTTTTATTCATTCACTTTTGTTTACCCAATAAAATTTGTACGACATGTAGTGGGAGTTACACTCCAtgggagtatatattatatatatatattattttcctatataatataatacatacacacatgCATGTATGTGTAAGGGGGAAATGATTTTTATACATATGACTtggatttgaaataaaatatgataGTAAGGTATGCGGGCGTACTGGACAAATTATTCTATAGACTTGGgtcaaaaatacataatttacatactgaatactGATAAATGTGCacaactaaatattcacaatttacttatgaatataaattatgACAAGTCAACCTTACAAAGTGGACCcgggttcatggtataactCTTGCGCACAAATGCATGCCAACCAAACCCACCTTAGTATTATAATGTAATTTCCCAAAGTGTAGTCATCAATTTACTTACAATATCTATGCTGAAAAGATGAAAgaataaattattgtatttgACAGTACGTGCATGACTAAAAACTTTGTGACGCGACCGGCCAAAATTTCTAAAATTGAAAATCCAGACTAAATTAAGACGAGCAGTACGTACAGTAAATTAAACTACATTGGTTGGGTCATACGAAATGTGAATACACGTGTAATTCACGAGATACTCGACCCTGCTGGAAATTATATAGTACTGATGTTAACCGCAACtttgaaaaaatcaataaaaaagaagcaatttgttagtaaaaaaTGAGTTGATGGGCCTTTAAATACCAAGTTTAAACTATTTCGTTTCAATTCGTGACAAAAAATGAAGGGTGTTCTTTTGCTTCTTTTCGTCACCTTTTGTGTCGTCGTCCCCTTAGCCTTTTCGTCAAGATTGCTTACGGATTCTTCTTCAGATGTTGTGGTGGACGTCCAAGGCAAAGAGCTCAAAATGGGGGAACCCTACTACGCTCTCTCCCAGGGCACCATCCACGTGGAGGGACTGTGCCTAAAAGACCTCAAGAATGAAACTTCATCATCATGCCCCCATGACGTCATTCAGTGCACCGTCTTCGACCAGCCCCTCGTCGGCTTGCCCATCATTTTTTCCAACTCATCATCCGCCGCCAATTTGACGGCGGATTCCGGCGGAAACTCCACCGAGGATGCCTCCGTCACGGAAAACACTTTTTACACCATCAAGTTTAAGGTCgaggataataataattcgtCATGTGACGGAGACACCACTTGGGGTTTGGGAAAAGGGAGCGATGACAATTCGAAAATCGTCACAACAGATCCAGCGGATAAGGCCGTCGAATTCCAGATCAGTCGAGAAGGGTTGGGATATAAGATATCTTATTGTATAACAATTCCACTGCCTCATATTCCCATTTGCTATCCCATTGGGTTCATACAGGATGGTTTCAACAGCCgtttgggggtgggggtgggcaTTCAACCCGTCGAGTTTGTCTTTGCGACCAAACCAGGCAGGGTTAAGAAGCATGCCACCTCCTAGGCCCTAGCTAGCTACCTGCCCATGCCAGCTAgctttaatataaaattattcaaataggtatatataataatgtctGTGAAATAATATGCTCAAAAGCTTATTTAGATTATTATTGGACTGCTAATTCTCACAGCAGTCTCAGCTCCtctcttgtttttgtttatgtaTTGTTAGCTGTTTCGCTTTTGAGTTTGCAACTGGCCGGTttaattagttaataaattaatataattatgttgatACTATAGTTGGGTTACATACTTGGTTTGCGGGCTATTGTATAAGAGCGAAAGCACACCAACGAATAATAAATGACTACAAGCTTTTCTGGTTgacaaagaaaatatattaaattttcatcGTGGTAGGATTACTTTCATGGGAGTGAATAAAAAGTAACGAGAAGAATAAAGCTATTATATTTATTGCAGTGAGTACTTGATTACGTACAATAACTTTCACAGTATGCTCGGACTTGGAATTGAATGTGCCCTCGGTTGTGATCCTCAAATACTCGATCAATTTAGCATACAAATGTAGAGGCGAGCAAACAGTCGGTCGGTTGTGTAACCGATTGAAAAACCGACCGAAGTAATTGTGACAAATGTAGTTAATCTTAAATGTAGCATTTGGATGTGCATGTAACTAATTAATTGGTTTATCATTTAATATTTGGCTATTAATTAAGACATTATATTGATGATTAGCAATGGTTTGTATTAAAATGcttaaattgaatttttaaaaaatagaaaatggagAAAGGAGACACATccttattattaaaaatcaGAATTTCTCTCtaattgaacaatttttcaCAACATTTGCTTATGCCACTAATCTTCTCAAGAAAAGCTTTAATTTAGAACACAATTTTAGAGATTTTGTTAGACCCCAACAAAACCAACACACTATTACTATAATCATCTGCAATAACAATTCATAATACTTTCTCATCATAAACTAAcatatacattataaaaaagttTAATATAATCTTTCTTCATGTTTTTACTTCACTAAATTGTTAATACTCTTAAATAACTTCtgattttagaaaaaaaaaaagctaagcTTTGTTTTTCGTGCTTTCCCATTTGGGTGCTGTTTTGgttcattaattataaaaacacacatatattatatttcaacGTTATGCAATTAATCAAAATTGAGATATTTTCTTACCTGAAAATTAGAGTTCAAGTTTTGCTAATAACTTCTTGGTCGGGCTTGTAAAACATAGTCTTGTTAGTGCAGTTGGGTTTATTCAATGCACATCCTCCATTACTCGCTGTAATATATAATCTCcatcatcaaaaaaaaaaaacccttaaaaattgatattaTCAAATACAAACTCAAGTTTATTTGTGAATAGCTCAAAAGTTCATATGATCAGAGGATAGTCAATTTAAACCACCTgcaaactaaaaaaaacaacaacaatacacAACCAATTCAAGAGGTGGCCTGGCAATTTTTGAGCACATTATTTCacacacataataataataatacccatGCATGCTGCATATATATTAAGGCTAGTAGCTAGCCAGCAAGGAGGTGGCAAGATTCTCGACGGCAGAGGCATTCCTGGTGAAGAAAAACTGGGCGGAGTCAACGCCCAGCCCCACACCCAAACGCCTGTTCAAACCATCCTGTAAGAACCCAAGGCCAAAGCAAACGGAAGTACTGATGGGCGGTGGAATTGATGCACAATAAGCGATCTTATACCCGGGCCCATCTCTCTGGATCTGGAATGCAGCCGCGGGGCCGGGGGCGGCCGCTGGGTCTGTTGTGACGATTTTCCAGAAGGTAAGGGCGTCCTTTAAATACCAAACCACATCGTGGATACACGTTAATCCAATGACCGGAAACCGGAAGAGGTGAGGGGCGTTTTCCCTGACGACGGGATCCGTGGTGGCGTTGACGGATTTAAGGATGATGGGCATGCCGAGGTTTTTAGGTTTGTTGAGATTAATGCTACACTGCACCACGTCATGGGGACAGCCTGTAGTTTGATTCTTGACGTCGGATAGGCATAGCCCCATCTGGAATATGAAAGCGCTGGAGAAAACGTAGTAGGGCACGCCGCATTTCACCTCCTGGCCTTCAATGTCGAGCACAGCAGGTGACGAAGTGGGAAGCTCTAGTGTTGATGAGAAGGCAAAGGGGACGAATGATAATAATGTGACGAAAAGCAGAAGAGCATTCATTTTGGTATGTCTATATGTATGGCGTAATTAAACTAGAATATGTAATATGTTTGTGACTTTGTGATATAAATGAGATAGAAGAAGGTGGTATTTATAGGAACATCAAATATTCAAACCCGCCATTCAACTCAAATCTTCAAGACAACCTTAAAacaattgacatattttatgtataaagCTTTACGTAAAGGTGCGGGAGTTGTACGTTCTCTGGGTTTCATCACGCAAAACTCTGTAAAAGGTAAGGTGCAGACCAGCCCCATGCATCCTATATACCTAGTAGATTATGGACAATAACACATGATCAAACTCCAGTAAAAATTatactcaatattttaatttttttgttaatttcttgGAAATGTTTTCTCAACTTAAATCAAACTTATTATCTAGAATATTATTGgtaatgataaataaatttaataattaatttaaactaCCAGCCTAATACCTAATACTATTAAAATTGtgacaaaaattatataattttaacactTTTATTTCATTATGTGTTGTGTGCAGTGTTGTCCGATCCATACCAAAAATTTACTCAAAGTGTAATTACTTTTTTGCTatagtatttcaaaatattcaTCATTAAAAGAAATGGAGTGGTTGGTTGCTAAAATACAAGAAAAGCATCCGATAATGAACACCTTTATAACACGTACAAACACATAAATGCCACAAATTAATGAACCTTGCATCAAAAGCATGAAAACTCATGGTACATGAGTTGAACTGATgttttacaataatataatcaaattacttttaatattttttaaaacttgtaaaaatattttaatgccTAATAGTTCATTAGTTCAAACTCGAGACTTTTTACTATAAccgaaaatttatttattattcataatacacTACATTTTGGTATGATAGGGTGTAATTAAActataatatgttttgtaaaAAACTTGAGTTTAATGAAATATGTAATTCAAAATACAAGATGGAATGTTGAGGTTTAGTGGTCGTTATATATGCCACATTTCTCCACTACCACACACCATTGCCATCACTTGTCATGTTCGCAAGTTGTTGacgaaaataataattaacaataacCGTTGAATTAAGTAAAATTAAGTTGTGAAGATTCATTTAAACTAGTATAGATTTTTGCTAAGGTTTTGGGTTCACCAAATCATAtcaaattatttcaaaattttaactaagtgattatcaaaattgattttttaaaaaaatatgaatggtgatataattaagttttttaaaatttgcgTGCTTGAAATTCTTTCTTAAGTTAAATCAAACTTAATTACCTcgaattattatttataattataataatttaaattaccaCCCTAAAAACTATTAAAGGTATGATACAAATTAcacaattttaacaattttcacTACATTTGTGTGCtgtccaaaattaaataaaaaattattaattaattatacattgaACTATGCTAGAGACTCTACCATTATCATTACGAATTCATTATTTTCTAACATGTCATATTTTTATTAGATATGTTgagtaaattttctttttattagatATGTAGAGTGAAAATTACATGTCTGAAATCAAGAATACAAGTTCGTGAGGCAAAAAGAATAAGAGTAAAGATAGAAACCCAATATTAAAGATGATCAAATAATCCATATATAAAGGAggtaatttatattaatttaaaccACTAggaacaacaataataagctgcaGCCTAATACAAACAAGCTTTTGagcccattatattatttcatacaCAATTATTTTTGAATAGACCTACTGTAGTCTTCCACACATAATatcatccatatatattattatattttgatatgtaGATTTAAGGTGCAGTGGCTAGGATTAGGAAGTGGCATAGTTGTGGAGCAAGGTGCCATTCTTGGTGAAGAAGAACTGGGCGGTGTTAACCCCCAGCCCCACACCCAAACGCCTGTTGAAACCATCCTGTATGAACCCAATGGGATAGCAAACGGGAATACGAGGAATTGGAATATATACACAATAAGCGATCTTATATCCGAACCCCTCTCTCTGCACCTGGAactcggcggcggcggcgttaGGATCCGTTGTGACGAATTTCCAGAAGGGAGTGACGTCAGCTAAACCCCAAACGGTATCCTTGAGACATAATAGCCCCCCGGCGGTGACCGGAAACCGGACGGTGTAGGGAGTGGCTTCCTTGACGACGGCGCCTGGCGTGGCGTTGAAGGCGCCTCCGGTGGAAAAGATGATGGGCAAGCCGAGGATGGGCTTGTAGAGTAGGCTGCACTGAACGACGTCGTGCGGGCAGCCTATGGTTTGGTTCTTGAGGTCGAGTAGGCAGAGCCCCGCGGGGAGGATGAAAGCGGCGGAGAAGGCGTAGTATGGGACGCCGAGCTGGAGGTCGTTGCCCTCGATGTCCGTCACAGAAGGTGGAAAGGGAAACTCTAAGGAGAAGGCAAAGGGGACGAATAATGATAAAAAGGTGACGAAAAGAAGCACAAGAGACTTCATTTTACTAGAATATGTTTGTTTACGAGGGAGCTGAGGATTAATTTGGGTTTGGTCtgtgatgatggaaatgagATGGTATTTATAGGAAGATCAAACCATTTTAACTGAAATTTTTCTGACAAGCTAGCAATTCAACCGGAAAACAGTTGACGTTGTTTTTATGTACAAAAGTTCACGTAAAGGTGCGGTAGTAGTTGTTCATGGGATTTCACGCAAAACtcta
It includes:
- the LOC116010021 gene encoding sporamin B-like, producing the protein MNALLLFVTLLSFVPFAFSSTLELPTSSPAVLDIEGQEVKCGVPYYVFSSAFIFQMGLCLSDVKNQTTGCPHDVVQCSINLNKPKNLGMPIILKSVNATTDPVVRENAPHLFRFPVIGLTCIHDVVWYLKDALTFWKIVTTDPAAAPGPAAAFQIQRDGPGYKIAYCASIPPPISTSVCFGLGFLQDGLNRRLGVGLGVDSAQFFFTRNASAVENLATSLLASY
- the LOC116010023 gene encoding uncharacterized protein LOC116010023, whose translation is MKSLVLLFVTFLSLFVPFAFSLEFPFPPSVTDIEGNDLQLGVPYYAFSAAFILPAGLCLLDLKNQTIGCPHDVVQCSLLYKPILGLPIIFSTGGAFNATPGAVVKEATPYTVRFPVTAGGLLCLKDTVWGLADVTPFWKFVTTDPNAAAAEFQVQREGFGYKIAYCVYIPIPRIPVCYPIGFIQDGFNRRLGVGLGVNTAQFFFTKNGTLLHNYATS
- the LOC116010020 gene encoding 21 kDa seed protein-like; amino-acid sequence: MRALLLLLFVTFSFEFVPFAVSSRMLPSSSSSSDNAVVVDFKGGQLKLGEPYYVLSAASPQPAEGLCLDDIKSNETSTDCPHNVVQCTMFYKSFLGMPVIFSSPDNTTTSTTNTTSNSTTDEGLVKENTSYKIQFSGVTGSCAKETVWGLTFEHDTTCEFVTTDPAAPPVEFQLKKQGSGYAIVYCEIIPLPRIPVCFSVGFHQFGTYYSRLVVGLDIEAVEFFFVKKTTNVTALPHASS